The Brevibacillus brevis genome contains a region encoding:
- a CDS encoding response regulator encodes MIKYRDTLLTNIHKQIEAWYAQKSPVSHEELYRFLHSLKGTSGTIGLTDLSDLSQILLDRMDDMPVKEWSLGEWRVFLQELITLCYEQRSEPEVFIENSTLQRETPCEQQPLVLILDDDVTLLMYLKEYLEKRNWSVIATVYPHKALDYFHDINPDCFILDLNIPETGGFQVMQTISEKIKKQYVPTTIISIDCERETRLNAYRLGADDVMCKPLDMEELVVRLERQLRRKRWMNSILFLDELTGVNNRNSFVDTYQRLLSDAQRTNPPFSLAFLDIDFFKGVNDTYGHLIGDEVLTRFAAFIGQSAEKQDVLFRYGGEEFILLMPRTSVQIGKMRLEQMLSAFCSLAFEAPEGTFSLSFSGGIVQVDDPHKPHTYWVEAADTALYAAKNAGRRRIETAQITETHDSPKVKLKVAIIDDDPMIRVMLADSIQTSFDGWMHVDIQTYEEGAAFFDSTWHQGQEPYLVILDGMMPQMDGLEVLQKIRNLPNAKKYTVIMLTGRTEEQDIVRALQLGADDYMTKPFRTRELEARIMRLVKRML; translated from the coding sequence ATGATCAAGTACAGAGATACACTTCTTACAAATATCCATAAACAGATTGAGGCGTGGTATGCCCAGAAGTCTCCCGTCTCTCATGAAGAGTTATATCGCTTTCTTCATTCGTTGAAGGGGACATCCGGGACAATTGGATTGACCGACTTGTCTGATCTGTCTCAGATCCTTCTGGATCGAATGGATGACATGCCTGTAAAGGAATGGTCGCTCGGTGAATGGCGAGTGTTTTTGCAAGAGTTGATCACCTTATGCTACGAACAGCGATCCGAACCGGAAGTTTTCATCGAGAACTCCACTCTTCAACGGGAAACCCCTTGTGAGCAACAACCTTTGGTCCTCATCCTGGATGATGACGTCACCCTGCTTATGTATCTAAAGGAATATTTAGAAAAACGCAATTGGTCTGTTATCGCAACGGTCTATCCTCATAAGGCTCTCGACTATTTTCACGACATAAATCCTGACTGCTTCATTCTGGATTTGAACATCCCGGAAACAGGCGGCTTCCAAGTGATGCAGACGATCAGCGAAAAAATAAAGAAGCAATACGTGCCTACGACCATCATCAGCATCGATTGCGAACGGGAGACCCGTCTGAATGCCTATCGTTTGGGCGCAGATGACGTCATGTGCAAACCGCTTGATATGGAAGAGCTGGTCGTACGCCTCGAACGCCAGCTTCGCCGGAAGCGCTGGATGAACAGTATCTTGTTTTTGGACGAGCTTACGGGTGTCAACAATCGCAATTCTTTTGTTGATACGTACCAACGGCTTCTTTCTGATGCCCAGCGAACCAACCCCCCCTTCTCACTGGCATTTTTGGATATCGATTTTTTCAAAGGGGTCAATGATACATACGGGCATCTGATCGGCGACGAGGTGCTGACTCGTTTTGCTGCTTTCATCGGGCAGAGCGCCGAAAAACAGGATGTATTATTCCGGTACGGCGGAGAGGAATTTATCCTGCTGATGCCGCGTACGAGTGTACAAATTGGAAAGATGCGCCTGGAGCAGATGCTGTCTGCTTTTTGTTCGCTTGCGTTCGAAGCTCCTGAAGGAACGTTTTCTTTGAGCTTTTCCGGTGGAATCGTACAAGTAGATGATCCTCATAAACCGCATACGTATTGGGTAGAAGCTGCGGACACGGCTTTGTATGCTGCGAAAAATGCGGGGCGGCGCCGGATTGAAACCGCTCAAATCACAGAGACGCATGACTCCCCCAAGGTAAAACTGAAGGTCGCCATTATTGATGATGATCCAATGATTCGCGTGATGCTGGCCGATTCCATCCAAACCAGTTTTGACGGTTGGATGCACGTCGACATCCAGACTTACGAAGAAGGAGCAGCTTTCTTCGACTCCACCTGGCATCAGGGACAAGAGCCATATCTCGTCATTTTAGACGGGATGATGCCACAGATGGATGGCCTCGAGGTTCTCCAGAAAATCCGGAATTTGCCGAATGCCAAGAAATATACGGTGATTATGCTGACAGGTCGTACTGAAGAGCAAGACATTGTCCGAGCCCTTCAGCTCGGTGCTGACGACTATATGACCAAGCCATTTCGTACACGCGAACTGGAGGCTCGCATTATGCGACTGGTTAAGCGAATGTTGTAA
- a CDS encoding YwbE family protein, with translation MNGKNRKDITAGLEVDIVLKPDQRTGKRTRGIVKDILTNSSIHPHGIKVRLTDGQVGRVQEIIKKGE, from the coding sequence ATGAACGGAAAAAACCGAAAAGACATCACAGCGGGTCTTGAAGTAGACATTGTATTGAAACCGGACCAACGCACGGGCAAGCGCACCCGTGGGATTGTCAAGGATATCCTGACGAATTCCAGTATACATCCACATGGAATCAAGGTTCGTTTGACGGATGGACAAGTGGGCAGAGTGCAAGAGATTATCAAAAAAGGGGAGTAA
- a CDS encoding NUDIX domain-containing protein — translation MSTTIAIPRLGVGAVILNDKNELLLVLRNRDPEKDTWSIPGGKVDPYEQLETSVIREIKEEVNLDVEVKALLCTAETIRPESAEHWVSVIYEVTILSGEARNLEEGGAIGDMRWFSLDALPSNLACFAVPAIEHLQNRNRS, via the coding sequence ATGTCGACTACTATCGCTATACCAAGATTGGGCGTAGGAGCTGTCATCCTAAACGACAAGAATGAGCTTTTGCTGGTTTTACGAAACAGAGATCCAGAGAAAGATACGTGGAGCATTCCCGGGGGAAAAGTTGATCCCTATGAACAACTGGAGACGAGTGTCATCCGTGAAATCAAAGAAGAAGTCAATCTCGATGTCGAGGTAAAGGCCCTGCTGTGCACCGCAGAAACCATCCGCCCGGAAAGTGCCGAGCATTGGGTTTCGGTCATTTACGAAGTCACAATCCTGAGTGGAGAAGCACGCAATTTAGAGGAAGGCGGGGCGATTGGAGACATGCGCTGGTTTTCACTCGATGCACTTCCGTCGAATCTGGCTTGCTTCGCCGTACCAGCTATCGAGCATTTGCAAAACCGGAACCGTTCATGA
- a CDS encoding cysteine hydrolase family protein: MIRKTALLIIDAQVGIIEGQFGPVFQPATLVQTLKKVREDAYSKDIPVLYVQDADVGEVGSDDFAIHPEIAPLPSETVIQKLATDSFHGTDLHEKLQALGINHLVIMGCKTEFCIDSACRKATTLGYDVTLVKDGHSTSDSKALSAEQIIAHHNTCLHGLGNIEPFILVRESTEDVFAPTHDSYR; the protein is encoded by the coding sequence TTGATTCGAAAAACAGCTCTACTGATTATTGATGCGCAGGTAGGTATTATCGAAGGGCAATTTGGTCCTGTTTTTCAGCCGGCTACACTTGTCCAAACATTGAAAAAAGTAAGAGAAGATGCCTATAGCAAGGATATTCCTGTGCTGTACGTTCAGGATGCGGATGTCGGAGAAGTCGGTTCGGACGACTTTGCCATTCACCCTGAGATCGCCCCTCTGCCATCAGAAACGGTGATTCAAAAACTGGCGACAGACTCGTTTCACGGAACAGACCTGCACGAAAAGCTACAAGCACTCGGGATTAACCACCTCGTCATCATGGGCTGCAAAACCGAGTTTTGTATCGACAGCGCCTGCCGCAAAGCGACGACACTCGGCTATGATGTAACGCTTGTCAAAGACGGGCACTCTACATCGGACAGTAAGGCCCTGTCAGCGGAACAAATCATCGCCCATCACAATACGTGCTTGCATGGATTGGGAAATATTGAGCCATTTATTTTGGTGCGGGAATCAACAGAGGATGTCTTCGCGCCTACCCATGATTCTTACCGCTAA
- a CDS encoding GbsR/MarR family transcriptional regulator, protein MDTNQEKILEKAQERVIETLARNMDLYGITMSTGLLYGTLLFQDKSMTLDEMGEALGMSKTSMSTGVRTLMDLNMVEKIWKKGTRKDHYEVNLDWYQNFIDLFSVKWRHACEHNVHALKKSLLELRALQQSEELTEEVSERVELSIKRIENGLEYYLWLSRLIDSFESHDIFQFVPKKENES, encoded by the coding sequence ATGGATACCAATCAGGAAAAAATCCTCGAAAAAGCTCAGGAACGCGTGATTGAAACGCTGGCTCGCAACATGGATCTGTATGGAATTACCATGTCAACGGGACTGCTGTATGGCACATTGCTCTTTCAGGACAAGTCAATGACACTCGATGAGATGGGCGAAGCACTGGGCATGAGCAAAACCAGCATGAGCACCGGCGTCCGCACATTGATGGACTTAAATATGGTAGAAAAGATATGGAAAAAAGGGACACGGAAGGATCATTACGAGGTCAATCTGGATTGGTACCAGAACTTCATCGACCTCTTTTCCGTGAAGTGGAGACACGCCTGTGAACATAATGTACATGCGTTGAAAAAGTCGCTCCTTGAGCTTCGCGCTCTCCAGCAATCCGAAGAGCTTACGGAAGAAGTCAGTGAGCGTGTGGAACTTAGTATCAAGCGCATTGAAAATGGTTTGGAATATTATTTGTGGCTGTCCCGGTTGATCGACTCCTTCGAATCACATGATATCTTTCAGTTTGTACCGAAAAAGGAAAATGAATCATAA
- a CDS encoding quaternary amine ABC transporter ATP-binding protein has product MPKIKVENLTKIFGRQPQRALSQVKQGKTKQEILKETGLTLGVNQASFEVHAGEIFVIMGLSGSGKSTLVRLLNRLIEPTEGRILIDGTDIVSMNTEQLQDVRRKKLGMVFQKFALFPHRTVLENAEYGLEIQGMPKAEREAKAKKSLALVGLGGWEASYPDQLSGGMQQRVGLARALANEPDVLLMDEAFSALDPLIRKDMQDELLELQSTMQKTIIFITHDLDEALKIGDRIALMKDGAIVQIGSPEEIMTNPANEYVERFVEDVDRSKVLSAEKVMKRAETITLDKGPRVALQMMRERGVSSLYVVDKRKTLLGVLTADAVNGAKEAGQSLESVLRTEVPTVGPQTLLNEMFDLVAFSDIPVAVIGEQNRLLGVIVKGAVLGGLAGKVNQQVPEPTNEEGQVNPS; this is encoded by the coding sequence ATGCCCAAGATCAAAGTAGAGAATTTGACCAAAATCTTTGGACGCCAACCCCAACGCGCATTGTCCCAGGTGAAGCAGGGGAAGACCAAGCAAGAAATATTGAAGGAAACGGGTCTTACCCTTGGGGTGAATCAAGCGAGTTTTGAGGTGCATGCAGGCGAAATTTTCGTCATCATGGGGCTTTCGGGAAGCGGGAAGTCGACCTTGGTTCGATTGTTGAATCGGTTGATTGAACCGACAGAAGGCAGAATCCTGATTGACGGTACGGATATCGTCAGTATGAACACCGAGCAGTTACAGGATGTAAGAAGAAAGAAACTGGGCATGGTATTTCAAAAGTTCGCCTTGTTCCCTCACAGGACGGTACTTGAAAATGCGGAGTACGGCTTGGAGATTCAAGGGATGCCAAAGGCCGAGCGTGAGGCAAAAGCGAAAAAGTCACTCGCACTCGTCGGACTCGGCGGTTGGGAAGCAAGCTACCCGGATCAGCTGAGTGGCGGGATGCAGCAGCGTGTGGGGCTGGCCCGTGCGCTCGCGAATGAGCCCGATGTGCTGTTGATGGATGAGGCATTCAGTGCCTTGGACCCGTTAATTCGCAAGGACATGCAGGATGAGCTGTTGGAACTGCAAAGCACCATGCAGAAGACCATTATTTTCATTACGCATGATCTGGACGAAGCATTGAAGATCGGGGATCGGATCGCTTTGATGAAAGACGGTGCGATCGTGCAAATCGGCTCGCCGGAAGAAATCATGACCAATCCGGCAAACGAATACGTAGAGCGCTTCGTAGAGGATGTGGATCGTTCCAAGGTATTGTCCGCTGAAAAAGTCATGAAGCGGGCAGAGACGATCACTCTGGACAAAGGGCCTCGCGTCGCACTGCAAATGATGCGTGAGCGTGGTGTTTCCAGTTTGTACGTGGTGGATAAACGAAAAACATTGCTGGGTGTGCTGACGGCAGACGCGGTAAACGGAGCCAAGGAAGCAGGACAGTCGCTGGAATCCGTGCTGCGAACGGAGGTACCGACTGTCGGACCGCAGACACTTCTCAATGAGATGTTTGACCTTGTTGCGTTTTCGGATATTCCAGTGGCGGTTATCGGGGAACAAAATCGTCTCCTGGGCGTGATTGTAAAAGGAGCCGTCTTGGGTGGGTTGGCAGGAAAAGTAAATCAACAAGTTCCAGAGCCAACGAATGAAGAGGGGCAGGTGAATCCATCATGA
- a CDS encoding ABC transporter permease: MSQNQLFPKLPLDSWVETIVDGLEENLGFLFDFISAGIGGTVDLFSWILTGIPFWVLIILFTLLAYRAGKVAIALFTFIGLLLIQNLGYWEHSMETLALVLTAGLISVIIGIPVGIWCAKNDSVQKVVTPLLDFMQTMPAFVYLIPAIFFFGLGKVPGVIASVIFAMPPTIRLTNLGIRQVPADLIEASEAFGSTYWQKLTKVQLPIAKTTMMAGINQSIMLALSMVVIASMIGAKGLGADVYRAVTQIKIGEGFEAGLAIVILAILLDRLTQSVGKRKNA, from the coding sequence ATGAGTCAAAATCAACTATTTCCGAAGCTGCCGCTCGACAGTTGGGTAGAAACGATTGTAGATGGACTGGAAGAGAATTTGGGCTTCTTGTTCGACTTCATATCAGCTGGAATCGGTGGAACCGTTGACTTGTTTTCGTGGATTCTAACAGGAATCCCGTTTTGGGTCCTGATCATTTTGTTTACGCTGCTGGCTTATCGGGCTGGCAAAGTGGCAATTGCTCTTTTTACCTTCATTGGACTTCTTCTGATTCAGAATCTGGGTTATTGGGAGCATTCAATGGAAACACTTGCGCTGGTATTGACGGCAGGGCTGATCTCGGTGATTATCGGGATTCCCGTCGGTATCTGGTGCGCGAAGAATGATTCCGTGCAAAAGGTCGTCACACCACTGCTTGATTTCATGCAGACGATGCCGGCGTTTGTGTACTTGATTCCCGCCATCTTTTTCTTCGGGCTCGGAAAAGTACCGGGGGTTATCGCTTCTGTCATTTTTGCGATGCCACCGACGATTCGTCTGACCAACTTGGGAATTCGACAAGTTCCAGCCGATCTGATCGAGGCTTCTGAAGCGTTCGGTTCTACCTACTGGCAAAAGCTGACGAAGGTACAGCTGCCGATTGCCAAGACGACAATGATGGCGGGGATTAACCAGAGCATTATGCTCGCGCTGTCCATGGTCGTCATTGCCTCGATGATTGGGGCGAAAGGCTTGGGGGCGGACGTGTATCGTGCCGTAACACAGATCAAGATCGGTGAAGGTTTTGAGGCGGGTCTGGCCATCGTTATTTTGGCGATTCTGTTAGATCGTCTCACGCAAAGTGTTGGAAAGAGAAAAAACGCGTAG
- a CDS encoding glycine betaine ABC transporter substrate-binding protein: MKKGALKGLAVALGLSMVMAGCSTAGTPQGNQPAEGNAGTSAPNSVGAQVDHKIIGIDPGAGLMKATEKAMKDYDLKDWELVEGSSAAMTAALTQAYKDKKPIIVTGWTPHWMFSKFEMKYLEDPKGVFGKDEQIHTIVRKGLKEEHPSAYAFLDKFSWTPADMEKVMLDIESGKKPEEAAAEWVKNNEATVNKWVEGIQPAEGKKLTLAYVAWDSEIASTNVVKTVLEQKLKYQVEMSQVEAGPMWVGVSNGDVDGMVAAWLPTTHADYMEKLGKDVEDLGPNLQGTKLGLAVPTYMEINSIEDLKK; this comes from the coding sequence ATGAAAAAAGGCGCCTTGAAAGGGCTGGCAGTCGCACTCGGACTCAGCATGGTGATGGCAGGATGTTCAACCGCGGGAACACCGCAGGGAAATCAGCCTGCAGAGGGAAATGCGGGTACGTCTGCACCGAATAGCGTTGGAGCACAAGTGGATCATAAAATTATCGGAATCGATCCGGGCGCTGGTCTGATGAAAGCGACGGAAAAAGCCATGAAAGACTACGATCTGAAAGATTGGGAACTGGTAGAGGGCTCTAGTGCAGCGATGACGGCAGCACTGACACAAGCCTACAAAGACAAAAAGCCGATTATCGTGACAGGCTGGACACCTCACTGGATGTTCTCCAAGTTCGAGATGAAATATCTCGAAGACCCGAAAGGCGTCTTCGGGAAGGATGAACAGATTCATACCATCGTACGCAAAGGACTGAAGGAGGAGCACCCAAGCGCGTATGCGTTCCTCGACAAGTTTTCGTGGACACCTGCGGACATGGAAAAAGTGATGCTCGATATCGAGAGCGGCAAAAAGCCGGAAGAGGCAGCAGCCGAATGGGTGAAAAACAATGAGGCTACCGTCAACAAGTGGGTAGAAGGCATCCAGCCTGCAGAAGGCAAAAAATTGACGCTCGCCTACGTCGCGTGGGATTCTGAGATCGCCAGCACAAATGTGGTGAAGACGGTTCTGGAGCAAAAGCTGAAATACCAGGTGGAAATGAGCCAAGTAGAAGCTGGCCCAATGTGGGTCGGTGTATCGAACGGCGATGTGGATGGAATGGTAGCAGCTTGGCTGCCAACCACGCACGCTGACTACATGGAAAAGCTGGGGAAAGACGTAGAGGACCTCGGTCCGAATCTGCAAGGAACCAAGCTGGGCTTGGCTGTTCCAACCTATATGGAGATCAACTCCATTGAAGATTTGAAGAAGTAA
- a CDS encoding DUF1214 domain-containing protein → MHFTKEQLPKTSAFWSINVYDNQLFLAKTAADRASVRSNTGTLAYNPDGSLDLYLQQQPPKVKEGNWLPLPEGEFNLVLRIFAPEPATLDKQHAWPAVMESNPIP, encoded by the coding sequence CTGCATTTTACAAAGGAACAGCTTCCCAAGACGTCTGCTTTCTGGTCGATCAACGTCTATGACAACCAGCTGTTTTTAGCCAAAACAGCAGCCGATCGCGCATCGGTTCGCAGCAATACAGGAACACTTGCGTACAATCCGGATGGCTCCCTCGATCTGTATTTGCAACAGCAACCGCCCAAAGTCAAGGAAGGCAACTGGCTCCCGCTCCCTGAAGGCGAGTTTAATCTCGTTTTGCGGATATTTGCACCGGAGCCTGCAACGCTGGACAAACAGCACGCTTGGCCCGCTGTCATGGAAAGCAACCCAATACCTTAA
- a CDS encoding DUF1254 domain-containing protein encodes MLPLLKKRLTLIVSLLCMTLHLSGLSFAKETTNTPSAQQSPLFQSRSFLHSQERLAYSLGIQAYIYGYPLVMSAKTMEAMVKNRAPINQFYYADTLASPAFRDIVTPNSDTLYMSAWLDLSETPVRLTVPANPQNRYYTVKTTYGSQKLNAAFYKGTASQDVCFLVDQRL; translated from the coding sequence ATGCTTCCATTATTGAAAAAGCGCCTGACACTGATCGTTTCCCTGCTTTGCATGACGCTTCACCTGTCCGGTCTATCGTTTGCAAAAGAGACAACAAACACTCCATCTGCCCAACAGTCACCTCTCTTCCAATCGAGGTCGTTTCTTCATTCGCAGGAGAGGCTTGCCTACTCGCTCGGCATTCAAGCATACATCTACGGCTATCCATTAGTGATGTCCGCCAAAACAATGGAAGCCATGGTCAAAAACCGGGCGCCGATCAACCAGTTTTATTATGCGGACACACTCGCTTCCCCAGCTTTTCGGGATATCGTGACGCCGAACTCCGATACATTGTATATGAGCGCATGGCTGGATTTGTCAGAGACGCCCGTCCGCTTGACTGTCCCCGCCAATCCACAAAACCGCTACTATACCGTGAAAACCACTTACGGGAGTCAAAAGCTAAACGCTGCATTTTACAAAGGAACAGCTTCCCAAGACGTCTGCTTTCTGGTCGATCAACGTCTATGA
- a CDS encoding amidase has product MKELTYLTATEMGTWIRERKISAEEATRHTFKRIASLNGKMNAIVAYDEQAALESAKQADKEMAEGNIRGPLHGVPITIKDSFATAGLPTTSGFPPLKGYIPQHDAAIVRRLKQAGAVLIGKTNVSTLLMDLQTDNDIYGRTNNPWNQARTSGGSSGGSAAAVAAGLSYLDIGSDIGGSLRVPAHYCGVFSLKPTEGAVPATGHMPGFEGMSDYRSSRHLACYGPVARSIEDLEVAFSIMSGGTGNAGLPHGPQVLPPPLKEQPLHIRWMEELPGYPTSRAIRDQLRRFVKMLEQQGMHVEQVTAPPLDVRKTWETWGKIIDAELNSTTSPLIRGFAHAHLITMPIYRQVPTATMLIPLTFKNYMRVLTIREQLIRSFEQFMADCDLFLCPVSCTTAFPHMAKSKMWGYKPIYTKPLYVDENPQNYWAATTFYTSLFNVTGSPVVTMPIGFDEQGLPIGIQCVGKRWRDRELLQGASKLYTTCPEWQAPEID; this is encoded by the coding sequence ATGAAAGAACTGACCTATTTGACAGCAACGGAGATGGGCACATGGATTCGAGAGCGTAAAATAAGTGCCGAAGAAGCTACCCGGCATACCTTTAAAAGAATCGCCTCGCTTAATGGCAAAATGAACGCTATCGTCGCTTATGACGAGCAGGCTGCTCTCGAATCCGCCAAGCAAGCGGACAAAGAAATGGCGGAAGGCAATATTCGGGGGCCCCTTCACGGGGTGCCAATCACAATCAAGGATTCCTTTGCCACAGCCGGACTCCCTACTACTTCTGGCTTCCCCCCTCTAAAAGGCTACATTCCGCAACATGACGCAGCCATCGTCCGCAGACTGAAACAGGCAGGAGCCGTTTTGATTGGCAAAACGAATGTCTCTACTCTGCTCATGGATCTCCAAACAGACAACGATATTTACGGTCGGACGAATAATCCGTGGAATCAGGCGAGGACTTCGGGAGGTAGCAGCGGAGGCTCGGCAGCTGCGGTTGCCGCGGGACTTTCTTATTTGGATATCGGGAGTGACATCGGAGGATCGTTGCGCGTCCCTGCTCATTATTGTGGTGTATTCAGCTTGAAGCCGACAGAAGGAGCCGTTCCGGCAACAGGACACATGCCCGGCTTTGAAGGAATGTCTGATTATAGATCGTCTCGTCACCTGGCCTGCTATGGCCCTGTAGCCCGTTCGATCGAAGACCTGGAAGTGGCGTTTTCCATCATGAGTGGCGGAACCGGCAATGCTGGCTTGCCTCATGGACCACAAGTCTTGCCCCCTCCCCTAAAGGAGCAGCCCCTGCACATTCGCTGGATGGAGGAGCTGCCCGGCTACCCGACGAGTCGAGCCATTCGGGATCAGTTGCGCCGCTTCGTCAAAATGCTGGAGCAACAAGGGATGCATGTTGAACAAGTGACGGCACCGCCCTTGGATGTACGCAAAACCTGGGAAACATGGGGAAAAATCATCGACGCGGAGTTAAACTCAACGACGTCTCCACTCATTCGCGGTTTTGCTCATGCTCATCTCATTACGATGCCGATTTATCGCCAGGTTCCCACGGCTACCATGCTCATCCCGTTGACGTTCAAAAACTACATGCGAGTCTTAACCATTCGGGAGCAGCTCATTCGCAGCTTCGAGCAATTCATGGCAGACTGTGACTTGTTCTTGTGTCCGGTCAGCTGCACGACAGCCTTTCCTCATATGGCAAAATCGAAAATGTGGGGCTACAAGCCGATATACACCAAACCGCTGTACGTAGACGAGAACCCGCAAAACTACTGGGCCGCTACGACTTTTTATACGAGTCTGTTTAATGTCACAGGAAGTCCGGTCGTGACGATGCCGATCGGTTTTGATGAGCAAGGTCTTCCTATCGGCATACAGTGTGTGGGCAAGCGATGGCGTGATAGGGAATTGCTACAGGGAGCGTCGAAATTGTATACGACCTGCCCAGAGTGGCAGGCGCCTGAAATAGATTGA
- a CDS encoding helix-turn-helix domain-containing protein, whose protein sequence is MEQITYALSFIEKQLTEKVTLDEVASAAGYSKYHFQRLFFHVTGETVGQYISKRRLTEAAKALSLEQKSVTEVAFTYGFDSHEAFTRAFTKRFGLPPSALRRSGKMPRYTMLERIELPYLENIQLQSIEPVYIPAHEELNLVGYSSTTRLTTDIVHCWKRLGQKISMQKNQKRYGVIRYPDAFELSLSFAYFAGIHTTEHVGTDGLELLTLPASGYLVFPHKGSVQNLKLTYQYIYGSWMTHAATSDQLYARYDFEYYDHRFLGSDHPDSLCFIYIPVLARE, encoded by the coding sequence ATGGAACAAATAACATATGCCCTTTCTTTTATCGAAAAGCAGTTAACGGAAAAAGTAACACTCGATGAAGTGGCTTCAGCAGCCGGATATTCCAAGTACCATTTTCAACGGTTGTTTTTTCACGTGACAGGAGAAACTGTCGGCCAATACATTTCGAAGAGACGCTTGACCGAAGCTGCCAAAGCGCTGTCGCTCGAACAAAAGAGCGTGACAGAAGTCGCCTTTACATATGGCTTTGATTCCCACGAAGCCTTTACTCGCGCCTTTACGAAACGTTTTGGTCTGCCTCCTTCTGCACTTCGCCGATCAGGAAAAATGCCGCGGTACACCATGCTGGAACGTATCGAGCTACCTTATTTGGAAAATATTCAGCTGCAATCGATTGAGCCCGTCTACATCCCTGCCCACGAAGAACTGAACCTGGTAGGCTACTCCTCCACTACCCGTTTGACAACAGATATTGTCCATTGTTGGAAGCGTTTGGGACAGAAAATCTCCATGCAGAAAAACCAGAAGCGATATGGGGTCATTCGCTACCCGGATGCTTTCGAGCTGTCGTTAAGCTTTGCCTATTTTGCTGGCATACACACTACGGAGCATGTTGGTACAGACGGATTGGAATTGCTCACTCTGCCTGCATCTGGTTATCTTGTCTTCCCTCACAAAGGATCGGTGCAAAATCTCAAACTGACGTATCAATACATATACGGGAGCTGGATGACACACGCAGCCACATCCGACCAGCTTTATGCCCGATACGATTTTGAATACTACGACCACCGCTTTCTTGGAAGTGACCATCCTGATTCGCTTTGCTTCATATATATACCCGTTCTAGCCCGAGAATAG
- a CDS encoding DedA family protein, which yields MEVAVEQHLDLFLMKYGYVGIFFSLTLGVVGLPIPDEVLMTYAGYAVSRGVLHMPFTVLSAFLGAAVGITISYAVAWKWGLPLLLKVGPYLHITPKKIESTQKLFAKYGPYLLLIGYFLPGVRHITAYLAGVSAMGFRRFAFFAYAGAFLWSVTFLLLGQALEKEWLKVVVYIRHYGITFLLIGSAIGLMVYIWMRYRRDTRV from the coding sequence CTGGAGGTAGCCGTGGAGCAGCATCTGGATCTTTTTTTGATGAAATATGGATATGTCGGCATCTTTTTTTCGCTCACACTTGGTGTTGTAGGGCTCCCCATACCCGATGAGGTACTAATGACGTACGCTGGCTATGCGGTTTCCCGCGGTGTTTTGCACATGCCGTTTACGGTGCTGAGTGCCTTTTTGGGAGCGGCTGTAGGGATAACGATCAGCTATGCCGTCGCATGGAAGTGGGGACTGCCGCTGCTTCTGAAGGTTGGACCGTACTTGCATATTACACCGAAAAAAATAGAGTCGACCCAAAAGCTGTTTGCCAAGTACGGTCCATACCTGTTGCTCATCGGCTATTTTTTGCCTGGCGTCCGTCATATTACCGCCTATTTGGCAGGAGTCTCTGCGATGGGGTTTCGACGATTCGCCTTTTTTGCTTACGCCGGCGCATTTCTTTGGAGTGTCACGTTTTTACTGTTGGGACAGGCGCTTGAGAAAGAGTGGCTCAAGGTCGTCGTTTATATACGTCATTACGGCATCACATTTTTGCTAATCGGTTCGGCGATTGGCTTGATGGTCTATATTTGGATGAGGTACAGGCGCGACACCAGAGTCTAG